In Pleurocapsa sp. PCC 7319, the following are encoded in one genomic region:
- a CDS encoding SDR family oxidoreductase produces MEKVIVITGASRGIGAATAYLAADKGYAVCVNYLRNQEAAKKVVDGIKKLGNKAIALSADVASETDVIALFNSVDRQLGTVTALVNNAGILEQQMRVENMDANRLQRILATNIIGSFLCAREAVKRMSTKHGGTGGAIVNVSSGASRLGSPGEYVDYAASKGAIDTMTIGLAKEVAEEGIRVNAVRPGFIDTEIHASGGEPDRIERVKEFIPMKRGGQAIEVATAILWLLSAEASYTTGSFIDITGGK; encoded by the coding sequence ATGGAAAAAGTTATTGTAATTACAGGTGCGAGTCGTGGCATTGGTGCCGCTACTGCTTATCTTGCCGCCGACAAAGGTTATGCTGTTTGTGTCAATTATCTTCGTAATCAAGAGGCTGCCAAGAAAGTTGTTGATGGGATCAAAAAATTGGGAAACAAAGCGATCGCTCTTTCTGCTGATGTTGCTTCTGAGACTGATGTAATCGCTCTTTTTAATTCAGTAGACAGACAACTAGGAACGGTAACAGCACTAGTCAACAATGCCGGAATCTTAGAGCAGCAAATGCGGGTTGAAAATATGGATGCTAACCGTCTGCAACGAATCTTGGCTACCAATATTATTGGCAGCTTTCTATGTGCCAGAGAAGCTGTAAAACGTATGTCTACCAAACACGGTGGTACAGGAGGAGCTATTGTTAATGTTTCATCCGGTGCTTCTCGCCTTGGTTCTCCTGGTGAATATGTAGATTATGCTGCTTCAAAAGGAGCGATCGACACCATGACGATTGGCTTGGCAAAAGAAGTTGCTGAAGAAGGGATTCGTGTCAATGCTGTGCGCCCTGGTTTTATTGACACTGAAATTCATGCTAGTGGTGGTGAACCAGATCGTATTGAGAGAGTCAAAGAATTTATCCCTATGAAAAGAGGTGGTCAAGCAATTGAAGTGGCAACAGCAATTTTGTGGTTATTATCTGCTGAAGCTTCATACACTACAGGTTCTTTTATAGATATCACGGGAGGGAAGTAG